The uncultured Campylobacter sp. genome segment GCAAAAGCGCTCATAAATATCTTAGGCACGATATTTTTCATTTTGCCTTTCGTGGCGCTCGTGGCGTTCTTTTCGATCGATTATGTAAGCGAGGCTTATACGAGCCATGAGGCCAGCGCCAATCCCGGCGGCATGCAGCATCTTTGGATCATCAAGTCCGCAATCACGCTTAGTTACGCGTTTTTATTTATCTACGCATTTGGATTTTTGATTAAAAATATTAACGCCCTGCTTGATGTTAGGGAAAACAAAGGCTCGGAATTTCTTAGTGGGAATTCTTCGGGCGCACAGAGTGTGTGAGGGCAAAATGAGCTTAAATTTAAAATTCTATAAATTTTACGCTTTTCGCGCTTGGGCGGAATTTTGCCACGGCAAG includes the following:
- a CDS encoding TRAP transporter small permease subunit; amino-acid sequence: MRNFLRKLERAFDAFANILGVLSIVFLALLVIVVFYNVVARYLFPAANSVAMQELTWWLYSAMFLFGVTYALKENAHVRVDIFYEKFSPTAKALINILGTIFFILPFVALVAFFSIDYVSEAYTSHEASANPGGMQHLWIIKSAITLSYAFLFIYAFGFLIKNINALLDVRENKGSEFLSGNSSGAQSV